A genomic stretch from Sphaerodactylus townsendi isolate TG3544 linkage group LG15, MPM_Stown_v2.3, whole genome shotgun sequence includes:
- the LOC125444616 gene encoding dehydrogenase/reductase SDR family member 4-like: MIRVVTAAPQALRPLLRMASTAGRSRGTLTDKVALVTASTEGIGFAIARRLGQDGAHVVLSSRKQANVDHAVAELQKENLSVSGLVCHVGKAEDRQRLIDTILDINVKAAALLVKLVVPHMEKRGGGSIVIVSSIAAYAPFPLVQNEDMENKDDKEPRGIQRIGVPSDCSGMVSFLCSPDADYITGETMVVGGGAPSRL, translated from the exons ATGATCCGAGTCGTGACAGCCGCCCCACAGGCTCTGCGCCCCCTCCTCAGGATGGCCAGCACCGCCGGGCGCAGCCGCGGGACCCTCACCGACAAAGTGGCCCTGGTCACGGCCTCCACCGAAGG GATCGGCTTCGCCATCGCCCGCCGCTTGGGCCAAGACGGCGCCCACGTGGTCCTGAGCAGCCGGAAGCAAGCCAACGTGGACCATGCTGTGGCGGAGCTGCAGAAAGAGAACCTGAGCGTGTCGGGGCTGGTGTGCCACGTGGGGAAGGCCGAAGACCGGCAGCGGCTGATCGATACG ATCCTGGATATCAATGTTAAGGCCGCTGCTCTACTGGTAAAGCTGGTTGTGCCTCACATGGAGAAAAGAGG gggTGGCTCCATCGTCATTGTTTCTTCGATCGCTGCGTATGCTCCCTTCCCG CTTGTGCAAAACGAAGACATGGAAAATAAAGATGATAAGGAGCCGCGAGGGATCCAGAG AATCGGAGTCCCCTCGGATTGCTCCGGCATGGTCTCCTTCCTTTGTTCCCCGGACGCCGACTACATCACAGGGGAGACCATGGTGGTGGGCGGAGGAGCCCCGTCCCGTCTCTGA